TGCCAAGCCCAGTGAAGTCGCATTTGTAAAGAATACATCTCATGGAATCTCTATAGTCTCATCAGGTCTAGATTGGAAAAAAGGTGATAACTTAGTTGTCTTTGAAAAAGAGTTTTCTTCTAACATATATCCCTGGCAGAGCCTTAACGATAGAGGCGTAGAAGTAAGGTTAATTCCACTTAAAGATGAGAGAATCCTGTTTGAAGACATTGAGAACTTAATTGATTCCAGGACAAAGCTGATAACAATGAGCACTGTGCAGTCAGTGAACGGGTTTATGATAGATCTAAATAAATTAGGTGATTTATGCCGGAGCAAGGGAATACTCTATTTTGTAGATGCTATTCAGAGTTTAGGCGCAGTATCTATGGATGTTGAAAAGTCTAAGGCAGATTTTCTTGCGGCTGATGGCCATAAGTGGTTATTGGCTCCCGAGGGAATAGGGATTTTTTATTGCAGAGAGGAGCTGGCAACTCAAATCAAGCCTAGTCTCATTGGTTGGAAAAGCGTCGAAGATGATCTTAACTTTGAAAGCTATGACTTTAAACTCAAAAATAATGCGCTCAGGTTCGAAGAAGGATCTATGAATACTATGGGTATTTATGGACTTGGAGCAGCCGTGGATCTACTTTTGGAAGTTGGGGTTGAAAATATTCAAAATCATATTCTTGGGCTTGGAGATCTAATAATAAATGAGGCAAAGAATAGAGGTTTTGATATTAGAACACCTTTAGACCATAACGAAAGAGGGGGCATAATCTCCTTCTCTGGAGAGTTTGAACCTAAAGAAGTCGCCGAAAAACTTTTTGAAAAGAACATAGTCGTAAACAATAGAGGAGGAGCTCTTAGAGTCTCTCCACATTTTTATACCACTGAGCAGGACATTTTAAAATTCTTTGATGCCCTGGATCAACTTTTATAGCCTAAAGAGAGTGCTAATCAATTAGAAATACCCTTATGCCTGTGATTCCTACAACTGTTCCAACTAAAAGACCATAAACAAGATGTCCAACAAGGTGTGCTATAGCTACCTCAAACCCGGCATTACGAAACTGCTCAATTGGGTGGTGCTCGGCAACCATAATTACTAACAGAAATGCGAACGCAACACCGTGAAATATCCCTATCATGGCTCCTGCTCCTATTGCTCCCACAAGAGAGTCAGGTGAAAGCAAACTTATCAGGAGTACATAGAGAAATGCAAAGAGGATCCCTGAAATATAGTGTAAAAGCAGACCTGGCCCAAGAGCATTTTCGTAGGACTTTGTGAACATACTGCCTATAGCTCTTATCATGGCAGCATTAGCTAGCCCAGTGCTGGTAATAAACCACATCACTAGACTCATGCCAGTAGTACCGACAATACCCGCCGCAATAGTCGTTAAGAAAGCGTTCATCATTTTCTACCGCACCTCCTTAGTAAATGTTTTTAAACTCAGCCCCCATTCTTCTAAAGAGAAAACCACTAATGAACTGTATATTTAGATGATAAACCCATATAGTACATAGTTTCAAGTACTATTTGCTTAATAAATAATTGACATGGATTTGTATTTGTAGATAATTATTTGATCTTGCTAAGGCCAAAAAGGGAGAATTTAATTGAAGAAAAAAACGGATAAGTCCAAAAAACCTGTAAAACTGCAAAAGTTTTCGTCAATAGTTGTTGACGGCGCCGATAAAGCCCCAAATAGATCAATGCTCAGAGCTGTGGGGTTTAAGGATAAAGATTTCAAAAAGCCAATAGTCGGAATTGCATCCACATGGAGCATGGTAACTCCATGTAATATGCATATAGACAAGCTGGCTTTACAAGCCGGTGCAGGTGCTGATAAGGCAGGCGGCAAATCTATAATCTTCAATACGATTACAAACTCTGACGGCATCTCTATGGGTACGCCCGGAATGAGATACTCACTTGTTTCTAGAGAGGTTATTGCCGACTCAATTGAGACTGTTGCAGCAGGGGAAGGCTTTGACGGTCTTGTGGCTATAGGCGGGTGTGATAAGAACATGCCGGGATGTTTGATAGCTATGTCCAGGCTAAACCGTCCTAGTGTGTTTGTTTACGGCGGCACAATTATGCCGGGAAACTATAATGGACAGGATATTGATGTTGTCTCTGTTTTTGAAGCGGTAGGCGCTCATGCCAATAAAGATATTTCTGATCGTCAGCTAAAGCAGATTGAGTCAAACGCTATCCCTGGCCCTGGCTCATGCGGCGGCATGTATACGGCAAACACTATGGCATCAGCAATTGAAGCTCTTGGAATGAGTCTTCCAAACAGCTCTGCACAGGCTGCAATCTCTCGAGATAAAATAAAAGACTGCCAGGAAGCCGGCGCAGCGGTAGTAAACCTTCTTAAAAAAGGTATACGCCCAAGCGACATAATGACTAAAAAAGCTTTTGAAAATGCAATCACAGTAGTAATAACATTGGGCGGCTCAACTAATGCAGTG
This Thermodesulfobacteriota bacterium DNA region includes the following protein-coding sequences:
- a CDS encoding aminotransferase class V-fold PLP-dependent enzyme gives rise to the protein MQNYRDIFPITKDFIYLDHAGVSPVSLRVKNSVDEFLQNASGQTKMDYSLWGERIEQVRASCAKLIGAKPSEVAFVKNTSHGISIVSSGLDWKKGDNLVVFEKEFSSNIYPWQSLNDRGVEVRLIPLKDERILFEDIENLIDSRTKLITMSTVQSVNGFMIDLNKLGDLCRSKGILYFVDAIQSLGAVSMDVEKSKADFLAADGHKWLLAPEGIGIFYCREELATQIKPSLIGWKSVEDDLNFESYDFKLKNNALRFEEGSMNTMGIYGLGAAVDLLLEVGVENIQNHILGLGDLIINEAKNRGFDIRTPLDHNERGGIISFSGEFEPKEVAEKLFEKNIVVNNRGGALRVSPHFYTTEQDILKFFDALDQLL
- a CDS encoding DUF6789 family protein → MMNAFLTTIAAGIVGTTGMSLVMWFITSTGLANAAMIRAIGSMFTKSYENALGPGLLLHYISGILFAFLYVLLISLLSPDSLVGAIGAGAMIGIFHGVAFAFLLVIMVAEHHPIEQFRNAGFEVAIAHLVGHLVYGLLVGTVVGITGIRVFLID
- a CDS encoding dihydroxy-acid dehydratase, with translation MKKKTDKSKKPVKLQKFSSIVVDGADKAPNRSMLRAVGFKDKDFKKPIVGIASTWSMVTPCNMHIDKLALQAGAGADKAGGKSIIFNTITNSDGISMGTPGMRYSLVSREVIADSIETVAAGEGFDGLVAIGGCDKNMPGCLIAMSRLNRPSVFVYGGTIMPGNYNGQDIDVVSVFEAVGAHANKDISDRQLKQIESNAIPGPGSCGGMYTANTMASAIEALGMSLPNSSAQAAISRDKIKDCQEAGAAVVNLLKKGIRPSDIMTKKAFENAITVVITLGGSTNAVLHLLAMANAMNVKLTIDDFTRIGKKTPVVADLKPSGKYMMADFCKIGGLTPFLKILLDAGLLHGDCLTVTGKTVRENLRGVGKYPKGQDIIRPLNNPIKDHSHIVILKGNLASEGAVAKISGYEGHSFTGKAIVFNSEEDCLKAILNGRVKQGHVIVVRYEGPRGGPGMREMLAPTSA